From Ignavibacterium sp.:
GTATGGCGATATTGTCAGCGACCTTTCGGCAGGATTAGTAGGCGGATTGGGAGTAGCTCCCGGTGGAAATATTGGTGATGATGTTGCAATATTTGAATCAGTGCATGGTTCTGCACCTGATATTGCAAGACAAGGAATTGCTAATCCAACTGCGCTTTTGTTATCTTCATTTCAAATGTTGCAGCATATTGGTCTTCATCTGACAAAAGCAAGAATTGAAAAAGCACTTATTGAAACTCTGAAAGATGGAATTAAAACAAGAGACCTTGGTGGTAAAGCCGGTACGGTTGAATTTGCTAATGCAATCATCTCTCATTTAGAAGAGCCGGCTAAAGATGAGTTCAAAGAACCTTCTCCACTAAGAATTTTGAGTGAACTTCTCCCAACTCATAAAGAAGTTACCGAGGATTGTCACGGAGTTGATATATTCGTAGAAAATCCTGGTGGAATTCCAAAAATGCCAGAGCAAGTAGGTAAGCTTAAACTTAAGATGATTTCTAATCGAGGTACAAAGGTCTATCCCGGACCATTGCCCAAAATCTGGCTTGTGGATCATCATCGATGCCGATATGTAGCCAGAGATGAAAATGATAACTTAATTAATATCGGTGATGAAGAAATTTTTAACCTAATCAAAGAAGTTTCTGCTTATGGAATCAAATGGATGCATATCGAAAAACTTCAGTTATTTGATGGCGAATTAGGATATTCGAAAGCTCAGGGAGAGTAGATCTAATTTATTCTTCATTCGTAAAATTGAATATTTTAATTCTGATTATTTATCGTTTCTAAAAAATTAGATGAGCATATGAATAGTTACAAAGTTCTACTTTTTTATAAATATGTAGAAGTACCCAACCCGGAAAGGTTAGTTGAAGAACATTTGAATTGGTGTTTACAGAATGATATTCTTGGAAGAGTTTTCTTTGCAAAAGAAGGAGTTAATGGGACAGTCTCCGGAACACTGGAAAATATAGAAAAATATAAAAAACATCTGACAAGCTATCCCGAATTTTCTGATATCTGGTTTAAAGAAGATGATTCGGATTCACACGCCTTCAAAAAAATACATGTTAGATTGAAAAAAGAAATTGTTCACGGTGATTTGGAGGATGTTAAGCTCGAGCATGGTGGTAAAAAACTCTCTCCGGAAGAGCTTTTAAAATTTTATGAGGAAGGAAAAGAGTTTGTGATTATTGATGCGAGAAACTGGTATGAAAGTATGATTGGAAGATTTAAGAATGCAATCACACCTCCTCTCAAAAATTTTCGTGAATGGAAAAAATATGTTGATGAAGAACTTATCAAATTCAAAGATAAGCCGGTGGTAACTTATTGCACTGGCGGAATAAGATGTGAAAAAGCTTCAGCTTATCTTGTCGAAAAAGGATTTAAGGAGGTCTATCAGATAAATGGAGGAATATTCAACTTTATAAAAAAATATCCTGATACTTATTGGGAAGGCGGAATGTTTGTCTTTGATGAGAGAAGAGTTGTCTTACCAAATTCAAAACCGGAATTGAAGCATATAGCAAAATGTTATTTCTGTGGCGAACCCACTTCTTACTACATCAATTGCCATAATGTTGATTGCGATAGAATTATTGTATGCTGTCACGAATGTAAAGTTAAAAATGAATATTGCTGTTCAGATGAGTGCAGGAAGAGTCCGAACAAAAGGAAAACATATCACGGATAATCTTATTTACTTGATAGCTCGTAGTTTAAAGTAAACTTCCTCTGGCGAGAAAATTCCGGCAAAGAACCTTTCATAGATAACGGGCTCGATATTAACAATAAAATCCATCCATTTCAGAATGGGGAAATGAGAAGTAATAAATCTTTTCTCCAAAACTTCAAACTGAGCTCCGGTTTCATAGTTAGTTCTATGATCCAATTTCCATTTTTCATAAAACTTTAGCTTTTTATTTCCAATGTACTCGTAATTGTCAAATGTTCGGATAGAAAAAGGAATTTTATGATCAGGATCGCCGAAATACTTAGTATTCAGGAAAAATGGAGCATAAACGATTAAAATTCCGTTTGGCTTCAGGATTCTGTAAAGCTCGGTGATAGTTTTATTAAAATTATTTATATGTTCCAGAATGTGAGAAGCGAATATTTCATCGAATGTATTATCTTCAAAAGGGTAAGGGAAAGAATTCAGATCATGAATCTGGTTTCCGCCATAATCTACGATATCCAGATTTATATATCCTTCCTTTAAGTCTTTTCCACAACCGAGATTAAGTTTTTTCATTATCCATGCATCAAGGGTTTGTTGGGTAAATTTTTTACAATTTCAGCTTCAATTTGGGTCAGTTCATCCAATCTTTTTCTGACCAATTCCTCATCAAAATAAAGTTTAGCAAGTTTTATAAAAGTAACATAGTGACCGGCTTCGGAATCCGACAATTCTTTGTAAAATTTCCTCAGGTCTTCATTCTCTATATTTTCGGCAAGAATTTGTAACCTTTCGCAAGAACGTGCTTCAATAATGCCCGCAGTCAGTAGTCTGTCAAGCATTCTCATTGGCTCATTTTTATTTACAAATGATAACAAACTTTTGGCATATTCATCACCTTCATCTCTTCCCAAAGTCAAATTCATTTTGTCCAAAAGTTTAATCACCGAACGATAATGACCAATTTCTTCTTCAACCAGGTCAGACATAATGAGAGAAATTTCTTTTTTATCAAAATAAGTCGAAAGCAGACTCATACCTGTACCAGCTGCCTTCTTTTCACAATGAGCATGATCCATTATAATAGAAGGTAGATTTTCCAATGCAAATTTAATCCACTCAGGCTTAGTTTTATTTTTCAGGCAAAGCATATACAAATTTAGTAAAGAAAACTAAATGGGCATAAAAAAACCCGACTTTTTGAGTCGGGTTAACCTGCCAGGTGCAGTTTTAATAGAAACAATATTTTAATTGGCTACCATTTCGTCCAAACCGTTAATTTTCAGCTCCTCAACCTTAAGTCTGGCAACTCCCTTTCTCATCAATCCCAATTCGTGGGCAGCAGCTTTAGAGAGGTCCAAATCCCTGCCTTCGATATAGGGACCTCTGTCGTTAATTCTAACGACGATTGATTTACCGTTTTTAGGATTGGTGATTCTTAACAAAGTTCCAAACCTAAGACTTTTATGAGCTGCGGTATAGGACATTTGGTCGAATTTTTCACCATTTGCGGTCTTCCTGCCATGGAAACCTGGTCCATACCAGGAAGCTTTCATTGTTCCGAGGTCAACATAATCCACTAAGCTCGGATCAAAGTTTGGTAGTTTTGTTTCTAATGAGATCTCGTTGGCATCCGTGGTTGGCAATGTCGGTGTATCATCGTCGTTAATTACAAATGTAAAACCAACCAACGCAATAAATACCAGAAATAATAATGCTTTTACTATCGATCTCAATAAGTACCTCACTATTTGTTTAACATAACTTACAGTACAAATTTAACCCGACATTTATGACTGAACAATTTACTTATGCC
This genomic window contains:
- a CDS encoding NADP-dependent isocitrate dehydrogenase; translated protein: MFKVVLIKGDGIGPEIADAVVRIFDAAKVPITWIEKQAGLNVIEKHPTGIPEDTLEAIQTYKVALKGPTTTPVGTGHKSVNVTLRKSLELYANVRPAKSLPGVRTRFDNVDLIIVRENIEDTYGGIEHHQTADVAQGLKLITRPGSIRIAKYAFEMARLYGRKKVMAVHKANIHKLTDGLFLKCFYEVAKDYPEIQSSDLIVDNTCMQLVTNPERFDVLVLPNLYGDIVSDLSAGLVGGLGVAPGGNIGDDVAIFESVHGSAPDIARQGIANPTALLLSSFQMLQHIGLHLTKARIEKALIETLKDGIKTRDLGGKAGTVEFANAIISHLEEPAKDEFKEPSPLRILSELLPTHKEVTEDCHGVDIFVENPGGIPKMPEQVGKLKLKMISNRGTKVYPGPLPKIWLVDHHRCRYVARDENDNLINIGDEEIFNLIKEVSAYGIKWMHIEKLQLFDGELGYSKAQGE
- a CDS encoding rhodanese-related sulfurtransferase, encoding MNSYKVLLFYKYVEVPNPERLVEEHLNWCLQNDILGRVFFAKEGVNGTVSGTLENIEKYKKHLTSYPEFSDIWFKEDDSDSHAFKKIHVRLKKEIVHGDLEDVKLEHGGKKLSPEELLKFYEEGKEFVIIDARNWYESMIGRFKNAITPPLKNFREWKKYVDEELIKFKDKPVVTYCTGGIRCEKASAYLVEKGFKEVYQINGGIFNFIKKYPDTYWEGGMFVFDERRVVLPNSKPELKHIAKCYFCGEPTSYYINCHNVDCDRIIVCCHECKVKNEYCCSDECRKSPNKRKTYHG
- a CDS encoding class I SAM-dependent methyltransferase, with protein sequence MKKLNLGCGKDLKEGYINLDIVDYGGNQIHDLNSFPYPFEDNTFDEIFASHILEHINNFNKTITELYRILKPNGILIVYAPFFLNTKYFGDPDHKIPFSIRTFDNYEYIGNKKLKFYEKWKLDHRTNYETGAQFEVLEKRFITSHFPILKWMDFIVNIEPVIYERFFAGIFSPEEVYFKLRAIK
- a CDS encoding tRNA-(ms[2]io[6]A)-hydroxylase yields the protein MLCLKNKTKPEWIKFALENLPSIIMDHAHCEKKAAGTGMSLLSTYFDKKEISLIMSDLVEEEIGHYRSVIKLLDKMNLTLGRDEGDEYAKSLLSFVNKNEPMRMLDRLLTAGIIEARSCERLQILAENIENEDLRKFYKELSDSEAGHYVTFIKLAKLYFDEELVRKRLDELTQIEAEIVKNLPNKPLMHG
- a CDS encoding septal ring lytic transglycosylase RlpA family protein; translated protein: MRSIVKALLFLVFIALVGFTFVINDDDTPTLPTTDANEISLETKLPNFDPSLVDYVDLGTMKASWYGPGFHGRKTANGEKFDQMSYTAAHKSLRFGTLLRITNPKNGKSIVVRINDRGPYIEGRDLDLSKAAAHELGLMRKGVARLKVEELKINGLDEMVAN